ATTGTATCAAAAAGTAAATGTACTCAAAGATCAGGGGATCAACAGCGAAATGCCTTATAAAGAAGTAATTGATCAGGCATTTAACGAAAGCGATAATATCGAACCTCCGCAGATAGATACAGAATTACTTTTAACCAGCATGTATATTTTCTATGCTAGTAATGTTTATTCTGGCGTAGATCCTGCAACTTTAAAGAAAATAGGTTGGTATTTACCAGCTAAAAGTATTTCGTATTCTAAAATTTTAGACTCTTTAATTGTCGATACAAACCGATTGAACGAAGACGACAATCTTTTATTTAGTCAGTACTACAAACTAAAAGATGCCTTAAAAAAATACAGACAAATAGAAAAAGATAATCTTTGGCAGAAAATTACAATCGACAGTCTTAACTACAAAGATTTACGACCAGATGACACAGCTGTTGCGATAAAACAAATCAGAAATCGTTTGTTTGTGGTGGGAGATCTTAAACGCGATTCTCAGAGTGACGTATATGATGAAGAATTAATGGCTGGAGTTTTAGATTATAAAAAACGATACAATCTTAAAATAAATTATGCCATAACACGAGATCATATCAATCAAATGAATGAACCAATCAGCAAAAGCATTAAAACGATCATGCTGAATATGGAAAGATGCCGATGGATTCCGACCAATTTATCTAAAGCAGAAGAATATGTAATGGTGAATATTCCATCATTCAGAATGTTTTATGTGAAAGATGGAAAATATGCGCTCGTTTCTGATATTTTTGTTGGAAACAGATTGAGTGAAACTGTGATTTTCAGCGGTACTATGGATAGAATCGTTTTTAGTCCCTATTGGTATGTGCCGAACAGCATTATTCAAAACGAATTGAAACTCCAGATGGCAAGAGATAAAAACTATCTGGCCGATCATAATATGGAATGGAACGGCGGAAAAGTAAGGCAGAAACCAGGGCCTAAAAACTCTCTAGGTTTAGTGAAATTTATGTTCCCAAATCCAAATGATATTTACATGCACGATACACCTGCAAAAAGTTTGTTTGAATTTGAAAACCGTACTTTCAGCCATGGCTGTATTAATGTAAAAGAAGCAAAAAATCTGGCATTGGCTATTTTAAAAGATGACCCAGACTGGCCGGTCGATAAAATTGATAAAGCCATGAGTGGTGAAAAAGAAACGACTTGCATGCTGAAACATAAAATTCCAGTTTACATTGGTTATTTTACAGCTTGGGTTCAGGATAATGGCGAAATTAACTTTTTCCCAGACGTGTATAGCCGAGACGAAAGTTTAGATAAACTTCTTTATTCAGATTCTGTAACCATGAAATAAAATAGAAAATAAAAAACCCGGCAGATTTAAAAATACAATCTGTCGGGTTCTAAAAAAAATGGTCTACAAGCTTATTCGTATTTTAAATATTTTAAAACGTCTATTTTGGTTACCTGAAATGCTTTTGTTAAGACAATTAATAATGTCAGGAACAAAAGTGAGATCAATGCAATACCAAAAGGAACGGGTGATATTCCAATTCTAAAAGCAAAATCCTCAAGCCATTTTTGTAATAATATGTAGGCTGGAATAATTCCAATTCCAAATCCTATGACACAGAAAACAATGTATTGTTTTGATAATTCTTTTAACAAAACATCGGTTTCTGCTCCTAATGTTTTTCTAATGGCGATTTCTTTCAGTCTTCTCTCCATCGAAAATGATGCCAAAGCGAACAATCCGAAGATTGCAATTATAATTACGACCAAATTTAGGATAAAAAACAGGTTTTTTTGCTTTACTTGTTCTTCATAAGTCTTTGCAAATCCTTTGTTAACAAATTCGTAATCAAAAGGATAGTCTGGGTTTACGTTTTTCTCCCAATATAATTTCAATTTTTCCAACGTTTCTGTTAAATTATTTGGAGAAACCTTCACGTAGACATTTTGAAAGTTATTCCATTTTAAAGTTCTATTGTTTATAAAAACCATTGGAGGAACTTTGTCTTGCAGTCCAGTAATATGAAAATCCTTTACAACACCAACAATTTTAAATTTCATATTTCCTTTTTCATTTCCCCATCCAGAGGATATAATTGTGTTTATGGGATTTTTAAGTCCCAAAGTTTTAGCAAGGGTTTCATTTATAAGCCAGTTATCGATAGTATCTGAAGCAAATTTTGGAGACAAATCTCGGCCTTCTACTATTTTAATTTTCATCATTTCTAAAAAGCCAAAATCCATTTCAACATTTCTAGGCTGCACAAAAACACCATTATGAGTAAAACCAGAACTTGAATTTGTGCTATTCCCAAAAGTACCGGCAAAAGTAGAAACTTCATCAACGCCAGGTATTTTAAAAATCTCCTGTTTTGTGGTTTTATACTTTTGCAGCTTTGTGCCAAAATCTTGATAATTAAAAGGAATTCTGATTATCTGATTGCCACTAAATCCAAGATCTTTATTCATCATGTATTCTACCTGAGAATTTACAATTAAGGCGCCAATGATGAAAAAAGCAGCGATTCCAAATTGAAAAATAAGCATAGAATTCCGAATCCAGATGCCACTTTTACTTCTTGAAAAATTGCCTTTGAGAACTTTTAACGTTTCAAAATTGGAGATGTAAACAGCTGGAAAAATACCTGCAAGAATGATTACTAATCCAAAAATCAAAATGAGTTGCAGGTAAAATTCGCCGCCATTGATAGTTAAGTTTTTTTTCAAAAACGCATTGTAAAATGGAAGAGAGAGTTCTACAATTGCCAAAGCAAACAAAATGGCAAGAGTTACAATTATTGCAGTTTCAAATATAAATTGGGTAATGATTTGTTTTTTTGAAGCGCCTACGATTTTGCGAACGCCAACTTCTTTTGCACGTTTTATTGCGGAAGCAGTTGCGAGATTAATGTAATTAACCAATGATAGGATTAAAATTAAAAGAGACAAACCCGCCATGATGTATAGAAGCTGTAAGTTTCCTTTGCCTTCTGGAGATGATGATCCTGAAGATTTTGTACCGTGCAAGTAGCTTGTTTTCAGCTGATCTAATATGATTTTAATTTCACCATTTTCTTTTACATATTGTTCAACAGTCTGACCGCTTTCTTTGGCATCTTTTAAAGTTCTATTTACAAAATTGACATTATGCATTTTCTTTAAAACTACATTAATGGCAGCATCTTTTTTGGTTTTGATCATTAAACCATAATTGAAATTTCCCCATTGATTAATGTCGTCTTCTCGAACAATTCCTCCAAAAACAAAATTTGGTTCAATAGAAGATGGTTGCATAATATGATAAACAGCTTTTACAGTAAAAGGTTGATCTTTATAGGTAATAGATTTTCCTATCGGATCTTCACTTCCAAAAAGTAATTTAGCCTGCTTTTCCGAAATTGCAACACTGTTTTTTTCTTTAAGAATATCTTTTTTTGCCCCTTTTATTATAGGAAAAGGATAAAAATCAAAGAAATTATTATCGGTTACCGTTATTTTTTTATCGATTACTTTTTTGTTCTGATATTTTATAACCGATTGGTCATACCAAACATTTAAGAAACAAATTTGTTCGATTTCAGGAATTGTTGCTTTACAGGTATTTCCAAAAGGAATGGAGCTTGTTGCCCATGTATCACCAGTTCTTCCTATTTTGTTGAGAACTTGATAGACATTTTCTTTTTCTGGATTCCATTGATTATATGCATGTTCATTGTTCCAATAGAGAATGGCGAAAATAACACCAGAAATCCCGATGCTTAAACCTAAAACATTTAAAAACGAAAACAGTTTGCTTTGCTTTAAATGATAAATAAATATTTTAAACCAGTTAAAAATCATTTTGGTATATGTTTTTATAGTTAATATGGCAGTTTTAGAAAACCGTTTTTGGTTTTAAATCATAGTAAATATTTTGCAGACAAGTTCTACCAGAACAACGAATGCAGTAACGATAATTTTGATCATCATTTTATTATTTAGCGTCCATAAAAACATCAACATTGCGTTGATTTAACCTTTCAGAAAATATAACTCCGTCTTTCATATGAATAGTTTTTTGCGAAAAAGAAGCATCATAATCAGAGTGGGTAACCATCAATATTGTAGCGCCTTTAGCGTGTAAATCGGTTAAAAGTTCCATTACTTCATTACCGTTTTTGCTGTCTAGATTTCCAGTTGGCTCATCGGCTAAAATAATTTTGGGGTCATTGACCAAAGCTCTTGCAACGGCAACTCTCTGCTGTTGTCCGCCTGAAAGTTGTTGCGGAAAATGTTTCAAACGATGTGAGATATTCAATTTCTCTGCAATAGCTTCGATTTTTTGCTTTCTTTCAGAAGCTTTTACATTGTTGTAAAGAAGTGGTAATTCGATATTGTCATAAACAGAAAGTTCGTCGATCAGGTTGAAGTTCTGAAAAATGAAACCAATATTTTCTTTTCTCACTTTTGCTCTTCCTTTTTCTTTTAGACCAATCATTTCTTGGTCAAGCAATTTGTAGCTTCCGTCGTTTGCACTGTCCAAAAGTCCAATAATATTTAATAAAGTTGATTTTCCACAGCCAGAAGGCCCCATGATAGTTAAAAAATCTCCTTTTTTTATTTCTAAATTGATGCCACTCAAAGCAGCAGTTTCGATTTCTTCGGTTCTAAAAACTTTGGTTAAATTCTGAATTGTGATCATAATTTTTTAAGGTTTTGAAATGTTATTAAAAACGTTTTTTGATTGATGATTGATGTCTTTTCTGCAAGGTTTTTAAAACCTTGTAGTTATTTCTTTTTTTTGTATTTATTGTTGCTGAAGCGAAAGCTCTTCAATGTCTTTATAATCCGAGTAAGAAGAAGTAATTACAGATTCGCCTTCTTTTAAGCCTTCTAGAACTTCATAATAAGAAGGATTTTCGCGTCCTAATTTTATGTTTCTTCTTTCGGCTTTATTTCCTTTTACTACAAAAATCCATTTTCCTGCTGCTTCCTGATTAAAGCTTCCTTTTGGAATTACTAATGTTTTGTTCTTTTCAGATAAAATTAGTTTTACGCCAAAACTAAGACCGTCCTGTAAAGCAATATTTTCTTTTGAGGTAAATACCAGTTCGACTGTAAAATGTCCGCCTTTTACTTCCGGTATTACTTTAGTAACCAAAACTTCAAGATTTTTACCTTTAAATTCAACCTGACCTTTAAGACCTTCTCTTATTTTTTCCAGATAAAATTCATCTACGTCAGCAACTAGTTTGTAGCCTTTTTTAGAATCGATTTTCCCGATGCTTTGACCAGCCTGAAAGTTTTGACCTAATACTGCTTCAAAAGAAGTTAATCTTCCCGTTTCGGGTGCTGTAATCAAGAAATTCTTTTTGTTGTTTCTAAGTATTTCCAAACTCTTTTCCATTGTCTGAATCGAGCGGTTAATTTGAGAAATCTGAACCTGATTGCTTTGTTTTTCTTTTTGAATGCTTTGCTGAATTGTTTTTTTACGTTCTTCCTGAAAACGAAGACTTTCTTTAAAAGTGTTCCAGTCGTTTTTCGAAATCACGTCTTTGGCAAACAATTTAGCGTTTACATCGTATAATCTTTTAGCGTCGTTGTAATCATGTTCGATTAGGACAAAATCTTTGGTCAAGTTTAATTCTTGGTTTCTAATATTTAGTTTTCCTGTATTTAAATTGTTAATCTGCTCGATAATAGCGGTTTCTTGCGTTAGGTAATTCAATTCTGTATTTGGATTGTATAAGCGAGCAAGAGATTGTCCTTTGGTAACCATGGCGCCATTTTCCACAAAAATTTCTTTTACAGAACCACCTTCGGTTACATTTACAAGCATTACGTTCAATGGCTCAACTTTTGCCTGAAAAACAACGAAATCTTCAAAAAAAGCTTTTTCTGCTTTTTGGATTGTGATTTCCTCAGTCTTTACATTTAAAGTTCGTTTAGTATTAAATGCAAAAACGACGATAATCACTAAAACTAAAAAAGCAACGATTGCTATTGTGAGATATCTAAATTTTTTATTTTTACGAGGAATTATCTTGTCCATTTTTTTTAATATTTTGCTGATAATCAATAGGTAAATACTGTGCCATAAAAATTATTATTTGTAAAGTGTTGATTTTAAAGAGTATTTTAAAGCCTCTTAAAAAAAGTAGTGTTCGATAATGAACAGTTGACCGTTCGGAAGCGGACAGAAAAAATATCTTATGCGAAAAAAACAAGCCCAAATATTAATAGTTGACGATCAGGAAGAAATTCTTTTTTCGGCAAAAATGATTCTCAAAAAACATTTTGAAACGATTTTTACAGAAAATAATCCTAAAAAAATCATTTCAATCTTGGCCGAAAATGAAATAAATGTGGTTTTGCTGGATATGAATTACCGAATTGGTTTTGAAGACGGGCGCGAAGGAATTCATTGGCTGAAAGAAATTAAAACGCTTTCGCCAAATACAATTGTAATTTTAATGACAGCTTTTGGCAAAATAGAAACAGCAGTAGAAAGCATCAAAATTGGCGCTTTTGATTATGTTTTAAAGCCATGGAATAATGAAAAATTACTGGAAACGATTGATAAAGCAGTTGTCGAAAGCAGAAAAAACAGTAAAAAAACAGCTGTTGAAAATGACGGCAAATCTGAAAAGAAATATTTCGTTGGAACTTCTGCCAAAATAAAACAAGCTTATTCTATTGCCGAAAAAGTAGCGAGAACCGATGCAAACGTTCTGATTTTAGGTGAAAACGGAACAGGAAAATATGTTTTTGCGGAGTTTATTCAGCAGCATTCCGAAAGAAAAAATCAGCCTTTTGTACATGTAGATTTGGGATCTTTAAGTGATAATTTATTCGAAAGTGAACTTTTCGGTTATGCTAAAGGTGCTTTTACCGATGCCAAAATTGACACTCCCGGCCGTTTTGAAAATGCTGCAAACGGAACCATTTTTTTAGATGAAATCGGAAATATTCCGTTGCATTTGCAAGCCAAATTGCTTCATGTTTTACAGACCAAAACCGTGACACGTTTGGGAGAGAGCAAACCAAGACCTTTGAATGTTCGTGTGATTGCAGCCACAAACAGCGACATTAAAACCGAAGTGAAAAATAAAACTTTTCGTGAAGATTTGCTTTATAGAATCAATACCATGGAAATCAATCTGCCTTCCTTAAGAGAACGAAAAGATGATATTGTACCCATGGCCAATTTTATTCTCGAGCAAATAGCCCAAAAATACAATCAAGAAAATTGGCATTTTGAAGAAAATGCAGCTCCTTATTTAGAAAGATATCCATGGAAAGGAAATGTTCGTGAGATGGAGAACAAAATCGAACGTGCTTTAATTTTGGCCGAAAATAATACAATTTCTGTATTGGATTTAGATATTTTGGATTTTGAAGAAATTCAAGAAAACGATGAAAATCCTTTATCAGAAATGGAAAAAGGCGCTATCGAAAAAGCCTTGTTCAAACACAACGGTAACATCAGTAAAACAGCTGAGGAATTGGGATTATCGAGAGCAGCTTTATACCGGAGAATTGAAAAGTACGATCTGAAGAATTAAACGTAAATTAAGTTTTGCCACAGATTAAAAGGATTAGAATGATTTTTTAGCGTTGTGTATTTTATTTGAATTGAACAGACAGAAAATATAATCCTATTAATCCTTTTAATCTGTGGCTAAAAGAAAATAAACATGAAGAATTGGAAGTTTTATAACGCACTATTTGTGAGGGTTCTGTTTGTAATGGTGCTCTTTTTGGGCAGCGTTTTGTTGTTGTACAAAGGGTTTCGATTCAATGCGCTTTTGGTAGGATTTTTTGTTTTAGTTTTTTTGTTTGAAATGTACTTTTTTGTCAAAAGCCAATTATTATTCTATGATAAAACCATCGATTCAATATTACATGATGACTTTTCAACCTATTTTCCAGAAGAACATAAGAAAGACAATTTCAATAGCTTGTATCGTTTGTATGGCACCTTGAAAGTTCAGAGACAAGAGCAGATCTCCAAAGAGTTAATTTATCAATCGATTTTAAATAGTATTGACACTGCTGCTTTAATTTTAGAAAAAGAAAACGATTCTTGGTCGATTTTTATCATGAATGACTGCTTTTCAAATCTCTTTAAAGTCCCTAAAGTTGGTCATTGGAAATACCTAAAAAATTATCTTCCTGCACTTTGCAACGAAATAGAAAATGTTGATTTTGCAGAACTTAAAACCGCAATTTCGATTAAAATAGAAGATCAGGATCTGCAGACTTTTATGCTTCAGACTTCGCGTACACAAACTTATAACAAAGAATATTTCATCATTCTATTAGACAGTATTCAGCGTGTAATTGAGAAGAAAGAGAAAGAAGCCTGGATTAATCTTATGAAAATTATTTCGCATGAATTAATGAATTCCTTAACGCCGATTCGAGCGCTTTCGCAGAATCTCCTTCATATTGTCGATCAGGAAGAATTAGAAGAGGATGATTTCGAAGACATTAAAAGCAGTATTTCTACCATCATAAACAGAAGCGATCATTTACAGGTTTTTGTGGAGAATTACAGAAAACTGGCCATGCTTCCAACACCAAACAAACAAATGACACCAATTAATGCTTTGTTTGAAGATTGCCTCCGAATCATGAATCCGATTATAAAAGCGGAAGGAATTGAATTGATTAATGAAATTCATAGCTCTCGTTCGATTATGATAGATAAAAACCAAATGGAGCAGGTAATTATTAATTTGATTACGAATAGTATTCATGCCTTAAAAGAAAAGACAGAAAAGAAATTGATTCTTTCGAGTTATACTGAAAACAATCGTTTTTTTATTGTGATTTCAGATAATGGAAGAGGAGTCGATCCTGAAATTCGTGATAAAGTTTTCCTGCCATTTTTTACGACTAGAAAAGATGGCGCAGGAATTGGCTTAACGCTCTCTAAAAACATCATTGAAGCACACGGCGGTTATTTAAGCTACCAAACCGATGCCGAAAAAACCGATTTTGTGATTTGTTTGATTTAAATTTAGCTCTCCTGCAAGGTTTCCAAAACCTTGTAGGTATGATATTTTAAAGATTAGTTTGAGAAATAGAAGAGTATAGACCTACAAGGTTTTGGAAACCTTGCAGGAAGTCATACAGAGTTTTTTACGATTCAATCTCGGGTTTCCAAAAGTGTTTTTCAAAATCAACAATCTGATTGTTAACGACTTTAATTCCTTCGTTTTCTAATAATTGCTGCATTAAATTGGTTCCGTCAAAATGGTGTTTCCCAGTCAAAAGTCCTTTTTGGTTTACTACTCTATGTGCGGGAACATCATCCATGTTATGACAGGCATTCATGGCCCAGCCAACCATTCTTGCTGATCGTGCCGTTCCTAAAGCTTTTGCAATTGCACCATAAGAAGTTACTTTTCCGTAAGGAATTTGTCTTGCGATTACATAAACTCTTTCGAAAAAATTTTCCTCAGCCATAATAGATAAAAAATTACAATGATTTACTAATAAAATTTTCCCGCAGATTTTGCGGATTTAACAGATAAAATTAAATTAAAAATCTTTCTACATCTGCAAAATCTGCGGGAAACTTAAATTTATACCGAAAGATAAAAGTCTCCTTAATCTGTGGAGATATAAAATTAACCGAAATAGTAATTTAAAATATTGAAAAGTGTTACAAGAGCAATTACACCCGTAATGCTTCCAATAATAGTATTCATATTTCGCATTAAGTAATCAGTTTTCTTTTCGATTTTTCCGAAGAAAGCAATGTAACTGTACAAAGCAGCAAATGATCCCAAAACAGATCCTAATACAAAAGTAAAAATGATATTGTTTTCGAATGCAAAAAGATGATAGGAAGCCAAAGTAACGCTTACCACAACGTAATACGGAATTGGAAAGAAATTTAATCCAGAGAGTAGCATTCCCAAAAAGAAACGACTTTTTTTACTGCTCTTCTTAATCTTCGATTTTTTCTTGGTTTTAGGATCTTTGGCAATAAACAAAAAGTAAATCGTTAAGATTGAAAAAATAAAAAAACCAGCTTCTCTCAGCAAGGTTACCACATCTGGTCTATTATCTATAACTCTTGCAAAAAGAACCGAAACATAAACCTGAAAAAAAATAACGAGAACCGCACCAATAACAAACCATAAGGCATTCTTTTTTCCTTCTTTCAGATTTATTTTAGCTGCCGTCATGTTGATTAATCCCGGAGGAATAATCCCAATAATAGCGGCAATGAAACCTGAAAGTAATGGAGCAAGATATACCATTCAGCAGTTTGTGTGGTTAAAAGGTTGTTTTCAAAATTAAATTAGTCTTTAATTTTGAAACGAATATACGTAATTGCCTTGTTAATTTCTAGATATTGTTTCTCATAAAATGTCTGAATTGAAGTGACAACTTCTGGACTTCCTTCATTTTTGTAAACATTATGGTTCGCATATAAAACTTCGTGCCCTTCTCCATGAAGTAAACCAAGTGTATATCCATGCATAAATTCGCTGTCGGTTTTTAAGTTTACGACACCATCTTTTTTAAGAATCTTTTTGTATAATTTCAAGAATTCAGAATTGGTCATTCTGTGTTTCGTTCTTTTGTATTTGATCTGCGGATCTGGGAAAGTAATCCAGATTTCATCTACTTCGCCTTCGGCAAAAATATGATTGATCAATTCGATTTGAGTACGTACAAAAGCCACATTATGAAGACCGTCTTCAACAGCAGTTTTAGCACCACGCCAAAAACGAGCACCTTTAATGTCAATTCCGATAAAATTTTTGTCTGGGTATTTTTCAGCTAATCCAACAGAATATTCTCCTTTTCCACATCCTAACTCTAAAACTAAAGGATTGTCATTTTTAAAGAAGTCAGAGTTCCATTTTCCTCTTAAAGGCATTAAATTGCCCACAACTTCTTCTCTAGTTGGTTGAAAAACGTTTTGAAATGTTTCGTTCTCTCTGAATCTTTTAAGTTTATTTTTGCTTCCCACTTTTAAAAATTTTTGGCAAAATTAAGGAATATAAACGAATGAAACGGCTTAAGAAGGTTTAAATGTTTTTCGCCACGAATTCACGAATTGTACTTTATTTATTTTTGCCACAGATTATAAAGATTAAAAAGATTTTCAAATCTGTGCTTAAAATTTTAAAGCCACGAATTCACGAATTTTATTTTTAAAATAATTCGTGAATTCGTGGCTGAAAAAAAAATATTTTTTAACCGTAATGTGGTTCTGTAATTGGTTGTGCTTTTGGATCTAGAGATTCATCGTGCTGAGATAAATCCAGTCCAATATGTTCCGATTCTTCAGAAACTCTCAATGGAATAATAAAGTTCGTTACTTTAAATAAGAAATAAGCTCCGAAGAAAGTAAAGACAGAAACTAAAACTAAGGCCATCATATGGTGTCCGAAAACATTCCATCCTCCGTGTAATAAACTTGCATTTTCGCCGTGAGCAAAAATCGCAGTTAAAATCATTCCCATAATTCCACCAACACCGTGGCAGGCAAAAACGTCAAGAGTATCGTCAAATCTTTTTGAATATTTACAGTTTACAGCCGTGTTAGAAACCAAAGCCGTCACAAATCCGAAGAACATACTTTCTGGAACCGAAATAAATCCTGCAGCTGGTGTAATGGCAACTAAACCAACAACAGCTCCAATACAAGCACCTAAAGCAGAAACTTTTCTTCCGTTCATTCTATCGAAGAAAATCCAAGTTAACATAGCAGCAGCCGATGAAGTAGTGGTTGTTGCAAAAGCCATAGCGGCTGTTCCGTTGGCAGCAAGAGCAGATCCAGCGTTGAATCCGAACCAACCAAACCAAAGCATTCCAGTTCCTAATAATACAAACGGAATATTGGTTGGAATATGCTGGCTGTTTTTTCTTTTTCCTAAAACAATAACACCTGCCAAAGCTGCAAAACCGGAACTCATGTGAACCACAGTTCCTCCTGCGAAATCCTTAACACCAAAATAACTTCCTAAAACACCCGTTGGATACCAAACGGCGTGACATAAAGGAGCATATATGAAAATCGTAAATAAACTAATGAAGACTAAGTAAGAGATAAAACGAACACGTTCTGCAAAAGAACCTGTAATGATTGCAGGACAAATGATCGCAAATTTCATTTGAAACAAAGCAAAAAGCATAAACGGAATCGTGTTTGCCAATTGTTTATGAGGTAGAACGCCTACATAATCCATAAAAGCAAAAGTGGTCGGATTTCCGAAAAAGCTGTAAAAATGATCTCCAGAACCAAAACCAACTGGCTCTCCAAACGCTAAACTAAAAGCAACAACAACCCATAAAAGTGTTACAACTCCCAAACAGATAAAACTCTGAAGCATAGTCGAAATAACGTTTTTCTTTCCTACCATTCCACCATAAAAGAAAGATAATCCAGGTGTCATGATTAAGACTAAACAGCTTGAAGTAAGCATCCAGGCAACATCGGCAGGAACAATATGATCTGTTGTTCCAAATTCTGATAAAACATAACTATTTTCTGTTACTGTTGGCCAAAATGCACCAATTGTGCATACGACACTGATCATAATAAAGGAAATAATCCAGCGTTTTTCTATTTTCATTTTTAAAATACTTTGTTTAACCCTATTTTTTTTGGGGTCAAAGTTAAAAAAAAATAAATATTCTCGTTTTGAAGGCTGTTAAATTAGAGGTCTGGGTTTTATTTTGATCGATTTTTTAAAATACACATCATTTTTTTGACAGTATCTTATTTTAAAGTTACAAAAAAGCACCGTTTTTGCCGAATTAATTAAAATTAATTTCTTAATTCGGCTTCTAAGGTGCTCGAAAAGTTATGTTTATAAAAAGAAACAGGTGAAATGTTTTATTTCTTTTGAAGCTTTGTTATCAAAGTGTCTTCGATTGGTGCTTTGATTTTGGTTACCGCATCAACCTCATCGTTTGGAATCGTCATCGATAAAACATAATGCTGGATTTTCCATTCGTTACCTACTTTTGCCAAAACTCCAGAACCACGGCAGATTTTCATTTGTGTATCTAACAATTCATCAAACCAAGCAATTTTTCCAGTTTTGTCAAAAAAGATATGACGTTCTAAAGCTTTAAAGTTCCAAGTTGTTCCTTTGTCAAAATAAGGTTTTGCCCAGATTGCGAATTCTTTTTTAGTCCAGTTTTCGGTT
This portion of the Flavobacterium panacagri genome encodes:
- a CDS encoding LysE family transporter, which encodes MVYLAPLLSGFIAAIIGIIPPGLINMTAAKINLKEGKKNALWFVIGAVLVIFFQVYVSVLFARVIDNRPDVVTLLREAGFFIFSILTIYFLFIAKDPKTKKKSKIKKSSKKSRFFLGMLLSGLNFFPIPYYVVVSVTLASYHLFAFENNIIFTFVLGSVLGSFAALYSYIAFFGKIEKKTDYLMRNMNTIIGSITGVIALVTLFNILNYYFG
- a CDS encoding sensor histidine kinase — translated: MKNWKFYNALFVRVLFVMVLFLGSVLLLYKGFRFNALLVGFFVLVFLFEMYFFVKSQLLFYDKTIDSILHDDFSTYFPEEHKKDNFNSLYRLYGTLKVQRQEQISKELIYQSILNSIDTAALILEKENDSWSIFIMNDCFSNLFKVPKVGHWKYLKNYLPALCNEIENVDFAELKTAISIKIEDQDLQTFMLQTSRTQTYNKEYFIILLDSIQRVIEKKEKEAWINLMKIISHELMNSLTPIRALSQNLLHIVDQEELEEDDFEDIKSSISTIINRSDHLQVFVENYRKLAMLPTPNKQMTPINALFEDCLRIMNPIIKAEGIELINEIHSSRSIMIDKNQMEQVIINLITNSIHALKEKTEKKLILSSYTENNRFFIVISDNGRGVDPEIRDKVFLPFFTTRKDGAGIGLTLSKNIIEAHGGYLSYQTDAEKTDFVICLI
- a CDS encoding nuclear transport factor 2 family protein, producing the protein MKKTLLLLLFVASFANAQTDKNKINQTLDAWHKAAGEVKFDAYFNTLADDAIYIGTDATENWTKKEFAIWAKPYFDKGTTWNFKALERHIFFDKTGKIAWFDELLDTQMKICRGSGVLAKVGNEWKIQHYVLSMTIPNDEVDAVTKIKAPIEDTLITKLQKK
- a CDS encoding ammonium transporter, which encodes MKIEKRWIISFIMISVVCTIGAFWPTVTENSYVLSEFGTTDHIVPADVAWMLTSSCLVLIMTPGLSFFYGGMVGKKNVISTMLQSFICLGVVTLLWVVVAFSLAFGEPVGFGSGDHFYSFFGNPTTFAFMDYVGVLPHKQLANTIPFMLFALFQMKFAIICPAIITGSFAERVRFISYLVFISLFTIFIYAPLCHAVWYPTGVLGSYFGVKDFAGGTVVHMSSGFAALAGVIVLGKRKNSQHIPTNIPFVLLGTGMLWFGWFGFNAGSALAANGTAAMAFATTTTSSAAAMLTWIFFDRMNGRKVSALGACIGAVVGLVAITPAAGFISVPESMFFGFVTALVSNTAVNCKYSKRFDDTLDVFACHGVGGIMGMILTAIFAHGENASLLHGGWNVFGHHMMALVLVSVFTFFGAYFLFKVTNFIIPLRVSEESEHIGLDLSQHDESLDPKAQPITEPHYG
- a CDS encoding MGMT family protein, with product MAEENFFERVYVIARQIPYGKVTSYGAIAKALGTARSARMVGWAMNACHNMDDVPAHRVVNQKGLLTGKHHFDGTNLMQQLLENEGIKVVNNQIVDFEKHFWKPEIES
- the trmB gene encoding tRNA (guanosine(46)-N7)-methyltransferase TrmB, producing the protein MGSKNKLKRFRENETFQNVFQPTREEVVGNLMPLRGKWNSDFFKNDNPLVLELGCGKGEYSVGLAEKYPDKNFIGIDIKGARFWRGAKTAVEDGLHNVAFVRTQIELINHIFAEGEVDEIWITFPDPQIKYKRTKHRMTNSEFLKLYKKILKKDGVVNLKTDSEFMHGYTLGLLHGEGHEVLYANHNVYKNEGSPEVVTSIQTFYEKQYLEINKAITYIRFKIKD